The Gossypium hirsutum isolate 1008001.06 chromosome D07, Gossypium_hirsutum_v2.1, whole genome shotgun sequence genome includes the window ttaacatacaaaattatatatttaaaaaaaaaaacacactgaAATCAACACATACCAGTACTGCGTCAAATTAAGCATTGAGTTAATTCATCCTACCCCTCCTCCGACTCTGTATCTTTCTTCCAAAATACTTGACAAACAATTTATGTTTCATCGGGTTAAAAAGGTAACCGAGAATTATTAGTCCATTCACTACCCCACTTCCATATCCCAGCATGATTGCTTTCCACCCAAATTGAAGCCATAAATCTTCACCATCATCTTTCTTTGGCAATGACGACGGCGGTGGTGATAAGCCTTCGGGATAGCATTTGTTTGACAATGGATTTCCACAAAATCCTAGGTTGCCCTCCAATGAGTTGTTTCCAAACGTACCGAACTGTTTGCCTATGTTGaactttggcctgcaatgcaacatgaaACCAGCAGCTAGCTCCCAGCAAGTTTAGCAACAGCAAAGCAACTTGAAGTGCAGCATTGGAGCTGAACCGAATGCAACAGTAGCTTTGTTCGTTTTGTTTCAATGTAATCTTGTTTAGTTGTGACTTGTGTAAGTGAGTTAGTAGGATTAGTCCTTGATTAGTGCTTGATGTAATGGCTGATATGTCAGCTCATTTTGTGTGTAATTTAAGTTATCTATTTAGTCATGTATTAGTGGGGGCAGTTAAGCCATTAGGTAACTGTTAAGTTAACATTTTGTACCTcatatattatttcaaattttgaatgaaatataCAATGTTCTTCAGTTACATTTTTGTGCTTTTGCTTCTGTCTTTCTTTCTGTTTTTGCTTCGATTTCATTGCTTCTGTTTAGTtatcttatttttgttttaatgccTTTGTTCCAACAGCCTAGCGGTATGAGTCCGATCAGCAGATCATGAGAAACATTGAAAAATCCAAGGAAAGTGAGTTGCACCAGCTCTTGAGGGATCTCCCCGAAGAGTTTGTTCCAAGAAAGGTCCAAAGCTTGGAGGTTTGAGAGGTTTCCCAATGATGATGGAATTGGACCTGAAAGAAAATTGTTGGAAAGGTTGAGAAATTGAAGTGCCTGTAGAATTTGAATGTCTTTTGGAATGCAACCATCAAATTTATTGCTTGACAGATCAACGGCTACCAAGAAATCTTCTCGTATTTTAATTCCACGCCTGCCTTTGTCATTGTCATTGAGTAGGAAAAGTCAATAGTCCAATATGTTTCTCTTCCTTCAAAACTAACGTCTGCCTTTAAGTACCTTAACTTGCCAACAGCAACAACTTTCATGGCCTTCCATATTTGGAAGTGACGAGATGGCAAACAACCTGTCAATTTATTGAAGGAAAGATCAAGAATTTGCAACTTTGTAAACTCATTGGATTTTGGTTCTCCAATTGCACCATGAAATCCATTATGTCGTAGGATGAGAATTTTCAACTCTTGAAGTCTTCCCAACCAAGAGGGAAACGTATCCTATATTTGATTATTTCCCAAATTAAGAAGCTCTAGCATGTTGCAGTTAACCAGTGATCTCGGAATACGTCCATTCAATTGATTTTGACTAAGATCAATCATCTTCAATGTGTTTCCTTTTTCACATGCTCGAGGAATAGGGCCACTAAAGTTATTGTTTTGGAGATTTAGTACTGAAAGTGATTCGCTTAGTTTGCCCAAACATGGTGGAAGCATGCCGCTGAAGCTGTTATTTGATAGGTCAAGTACAGTTATAGAAGTCAGGTTGCATATCCCTGATGAGATTTCTCCCTTGAGTAGGTTGTTTGAGACAAAATATTGGTAAATGGAAGCGGGTAGAAAGTTTTCACTCAAATCTAAAAGTTGAAGAGTTTGAGCAGATAAGCCCCATATCCATTTGGGGATAAACCCATGGATTTTGTTACCACCAAGATCAAGATACTCCAGTTTGTCTTGACTCGAAAGAAAATTCGGGAACTTGGATAAGTTGCAAGAAGCCAGTGTTAACAAGGTAAACTTTGGAACAGTAACATTAATAACAGTTGTACTGAGCAATGAAAACTGATTACTAGACAGTTGAAGCGCCTTCAGCTTTTTAAGATTAGAAAGGATTCCGCTGAGGTGGTTACCAAATAAATCAAgaaatttaagatttttaagGATAAAGATTGATTTTGGTATCGAACcccaaaattcattaaaaccgAGAGCCAAACTGGTCAGCCCGGTAAGATTACCAAACCAAGATGGGATTCGTTCAGAAAATTGATTCTGGGAAAGTCTCAAATATGTAAGCTTGGTAAGGTTTTCTAAATAAGCTTGGTCAAATTGAATCCTAATTTTGTGGTTCCATATGCGTATGATTTTTAGtaagaataaaaattttgaatattcaaatcaaatcttcatttatatatttaaaataattttttaaaattttaagatttttaaaaattaaatttaatgatttcaagaatctaattaattaaatattttatttttaattataattaacaaaaatgaaaatcaacaagaaaaattcatttattctctttcaactattattatatatattgtttgcaattattaattttgagtaaaataattttgagttcgAGAGCTCAAGTTATTAACTgtcttatttattactttttaatatatctacaatcattattttttttaaaaaaaattctataattaataataataggtCTTAAATATGcgaataataatgataaaatattagaaatattgaAAAAATGCTCacttaaaatacaaaataaactaTGCACCAAAATAAAAagagttaatatgtagttttcTGAACTTGTCCAAAAGCATTTAGTTGGTATTTGAACTTATATTTCGTTATCTAAGTTAGTACATCTACACTAATATTGTTAGTTTATGACGTGGCATTAATAGAGAATCTATtggttataaatttatttttgaaaataattataataattattatttgcatctaaaaaaattcatttgaataaataaattttcaaaaaagataGGTTACTTAGAAACATTGTAATGTTATGAAAAAAGGTAAGTTGTTCCATAAGTAATGTGTTAAGTGACAGTTTGTTTAGTGAAAAACACACTCAACCTTAAGTAATACTTAATAATATCATTTTCGCTAttctatttttgttattttataactTCTTGGATCTTAGAGACAAAAGTAAAGCCTTAAGGATAAAGAATCATGCATAAATCCTTTTCTTGCACCATAATTATCTAACTCGATTTTCGAGATGTGACAACTCTACCAAAAAAATTACTTTAACATGATGGGTACGGATTAgtattttttaaggaaaaaaaaactaacatcAACACTTCAACCGAAGTAGTTAAAGATGTTAAGTATTTTGATTAACTAATGTCATTATAATAGTATAGAGGCTAAGTTTTACCAAATAAAAGTATaggaattaaatcttaaatttaaacataGTAAAAAGATCATAACCATAATTAAGGCTAAGCGTTGGATTGAATCGAGAAAAAacatttcgagttaatcgagtcaatgaattttattttatttagttttgacAAAGCTTACAAATAAACAAATTACATTCTattaattttcaaacaatttttttttatatattttacagaTGCAATTATTAGATTTATTATTCCATATTTTGTGCCCAAAAAATATTCATTAaccaaattcattttaattttattacaaataatttattaccAAAATTCAAATTACTCGTGGGAATAACGATTTTGGATATTGaaaccaaatatttttaaattgtaaattaaaaaaaattaatatggtatATCCAAGAATctaaataatgaaatattttatttttaattgtaattaaattttttattgagttggtgtcaccttCAACTAAGTCACCAACTCAGGGAAATTATGATAATGTTCTTCTATAATTAAaacaagttatattatttgagcaTAAATTagtctttttcatttaaaaaaaataagcatATGGTGGGATTTGAACCTATACTAATTGAGTTAGTAAAACCTTTAATTTATTACTcaactaaaactttattttaatatttttatacatttcaattt containing:
- the LOC107956251 gene encoding receptor-like protein 48; the encoded protein is MAAILQVFTPSLPSLNVSICFFPLKKGSASTKALIGILSNLKKLKALQLSSNQFSLLSTTVINVTVPKFTLLTLASCNLSKFPNFLSSQDKLEYLDLGGNKIHGFIPKWIWGLSAQTLQLLDLSENFLPASIYQYFVSNNLLKGEISSGICNLTSITVLDLSNNSFSGMLPPCLGKLSESLSVLNLQNNNFSGPIPRACEKGNTLKMIDLSQNQLNGRIPRSLDTFPSWLGRLQELKILILRHNGFHGAIGEPKSNEFTKLQILDLSFNKLTGCLPSRHFQIWKAMKVVAVGKLRRGIKIREDFLVAVDLSSNKFDGCIPKDIQILQALQFLNLSNNFLSGPIPSSLGNLSNLQALDLSWNKLFGEIPQELAKVQHRQTVRYVWKQLIGGQPRILWKSIVKQMLSRRLITTAVVIAKER